The sequence AACGCCATCGAGCTGACCAGGCGGCACCCGACGGTGTCGCTCACCAAGCAGGGCGCGGCCACCGGCAACCTGCGGGTCAACCTCACCTGGCGGATGCGGACCTCCGACTTCGACGGGGCCTCCCGCACCAGCCTGCTGCGCCACCCCTTCAAGGCGCTGAAGCCGCCGGAGATCGTGGGCCACGGCCAGAGCATGGTCAACGTCGACCTCGACCTCGGCTGCCTGTACGAACTCGCCGACGGCAGCAAGGGCGTCGTCCAGCCGCTCGGCGGCTACCTCGGCGACGTCAACGCACCGCCGTACATCAAGCTCAGCGGCGACGACCGGTTCGGCTCCGGTTCCGGCGAGACGATGTACGTCAACCTCGACCACCGCGAGGAGATCAAGCGGCTGCTGGTCTTCGTCTACATCTACGACCAGACCCCCGCCTTCGACCGCACCCACGCCGTGGTCACCCTCTACCCCGGCAACGGCCCCCGCATCGAGATCAGCCTGGACGAACGCCACCCGCAGGCCCGCTCCTGCGCCGTCGTCCTCCTGGAGAACGTCAAGGGCGAACTGATCGTCCGCCGCGAGGTGAAGTTCGTCTACGGCTTCCAGGGTGAACTGGACCGCCTCTACGGCTGGGGCCTGCAGTGGGGCAGGGGCTACAAGACGAAGGTCGACAGGTGAACGGTCACCCCTCGGCTACCGCCCGATGAACTGGGGCCCCTGAGGCGGCATCCGGAAGTACCCGTCCCCCGCCGAAACCGCCGGCACGGGCACCGGCTGCGGATACCCGTACGCCGGAACCGCCGGGGGCAGCGGCAGGGCGGACGTCGGGGGCTCCTGCGCCGCCTCCTCGGCCGCCTCCGACTCGTCCACCGAGATGCCGAAGTCCGTCGCGAGGCCCTCCAGCCCGTTGGAGTAGCCCTCGCCCAGCGCCCGGAACTTCCAGCCCTCCCCGCGCCGGTACAGCTCACCGCAGATCAGCGCCGTCTCGGCCCCGGTCTCCGGCTTGATGTCGAACCGGGCCAGCGGCTCCCCGTCGGCGACCGCCGCGTCGTGGATCGAGATGCCCAGCGCCGGCACCCGGTCGAAGGTGACCCCGTCGGCGGAGGCGACCAGCAGTATCCGCGAGATGCCCGGCTCGACACCGGTCAGGTCTGTCTGGATCGTGTCGGTCAGCCCCTCGGCGACCCGCTTCTTGCCCAGCCGCCACACCGTCCCGGAGGGGTGCCGGGGCTGGTTGTAGAAGACGAAGTCCTCGTCGGAGCGCACACGGCCGTCGGAACCCAGCAGCAGCGCCGACACATCCACGTCCGGCACTCCCTGCCCGGGAGCCCAGCGCAGCACGGCGCGTACCGTGGTGGCCTGGAGCGGGACGTTCGACCCCTTCAGCATCGCGTGCGTCATGCGGTCATCCTGCCCTCTCGGTCCTGGTCACGACAATGCGGGGCGGTGCCGCCGACCTCGGGGAGTTACCGGAAATTCATGCCCGCAGGGAACCTCCGACATGGGTCCCTACGTACTATTACCGGCCACCCTTTACCGAACCCTGAGGTTTGGCCGGAGTCCAAAGGGAGTCCTATGCGTCATTTCGGGCATCTTGCCCCCGAGGTGCGGAAGCGCCTCTTCCACCAGGAGCCGTGCGCGTTCACCGCCGACTCCCCGGCCCGGCTGCTCTCCGCGGCCCTGGGCGCCACGCTGTACAGCCCGGCGACCCGGCCCCGGCTCGCGGACGACATCGTCAAGCAGGCCGGCAACGGCGTGGTCTCGATGGTGCTGTGCCTGGAGGACTCGATCGACGACGCGGACGTGGCGGCGGGCGAGGAGAACCTCGTCCGGCAGTTCGCCGACCTCGCCGCCCGGCCCGCGGCCGAGCCGCCGCTGCTGTTCATCCGGGTGCGCACCGCCGAGCAGATACCGGACCTGGTCCGCCGCCTCGGCCCGGCCGCGCGCCTGCTGTCCGGGTTCGTGCTGCCCAAGTTCACCGAGGAACGCGGCGTCCCCTTCCTGGAGGCCCTGACGGCGGCGGAGAGCGCCGGCGGCCGGCGGCTCTTCGCCATGCCGGTCCTGGAGTCCCCGGAACTGCTGTACCGCGAGTCGCGCATGGAGACCCTGGAGGGCGTCTTCCGCGCGGTCGACAAGTACCGCGACCGGGTGCTGGCCCTGCGCCTCGGCGTGACCGACTTCTGCTCCTCCTACGGCCTGCGCCGGGCCCCCGACATGACCGCCTACGACGTCCAGATAGTCGCCTCCGTGATCGCCGACGTCGTCAACATGCTCGGCCGGGCCGACGGCACCGGCTTCACCGTCACCGGCCCGGTCTGGGAGTACTTCCGCGCTTCGGAACGCATGTTCAAGCCGCAGCTGCGGCAGAGCCCGTTCCTCCAGGTGCAGGCCGCCGAGCTGCGCGACCGGCTGATCGCCCACGCCATGGACGGGCTGCTCCGGGAGGTCTCCCTCGACCAGGCCAACGGCCTGCTCGGCAAGACCTGCATCCACCCCTCGCACGTCCTGCCCGTGCACGCGCTCTCCGTGGTCAGCCACGAGGAGTTCAGTGACGCCCAGGACATCCTGCGGCCGGAACGCGGCGGCGGGGGTGTACTGCGGTCGGCCTACACGAACAAGATGAACGAGGTGCGCCCGCACCGCGCCTGGGCCGAGCGGACCCTGCTGCGGGCCGAGGCGTTCGGCGTCGCCCGCGAGGACGTCGGCTTCGTGGAACTGCTCGCCGCCGGCATATCCGGCTGAACCTTTCTCCACCTGACCAAGGAACGCATGAAGAACGCAGTGAACGACGGGGTCTGGTCCGGCAGCTGGGTCGCCGAGCGGCTCGGGGTCGGGCTCGTGGGCGACGACGGGCTGCGGGCCCTGCTCGGGCTCGCGCTGCGCCGCAACCCCAAGCGGGCCCACCTGCTCGTCTCCAACGTCCTCGGCAAGCACGTCCCGCAGTCGCCGTCCGTGGTCTACGACCACGGCCTGCGCCTGGGCCGCCGGGTGGCCGCGCTGCTCGGCGCCGAGGCGGCGGACGCGGTGGTCCTCGGGTACGCGGAGACCGCGACCGGCCTCGGGCACTGCGTGGCCGACGGGCTCGGTGCGGTGCCGTATCTGCACTCCACGCGGCGGCCGGTGCGCGGGGTCGCCCGCGCGGGCGGGTTCGAGGAGTCGCACTCCCACGCCACGTCGCATCTGCTGCTTCCCGAGGACCCGGAGCTGCTGGGCGGGCGGGGGCCGCTGGTGCTGGTGGACGACGAGTTCTCCACCGGCAACACCGTGCTGAACACCATCCGCGACCTGCACGAGCGGTATCCGCGGCGGCGGTACGTGGTCGTGGCGCTGGTGGATATGCGGTCGGCCGAGGACACGGCCCGGCTGGAACGATTCGCCGGGGAGATCGGTGCGCGGGTCGATGTGGTGGCCACCGCCTCCGGCGAGGTGGAGCTGCCGGAAGGGGTGCTGGAGAAGGGCCGGCGGCTGGTCGCGGAGTGCGCACCGGCCGGGTGCGGGTCTGCCGAAGGGGCGCCTCGGCCGGACCGGATCGCGCGAGTCGGCCTCCACTGGCCTGCCGGCCTCCCCGACGGCGGCCGGCACGGATTCACCCCCGCCCACCGCGCCCGTCTCGAAGCCGCGCTCCCCGCCATGGCCGACCGCGTACGTGCGGCCCTGCCCGCCGGCGCGCGCCGGGTGCTGGTGCTCGGGTCCGAGGAGCTGATGTACGCGCCGCTGCGGCTCGCGCGGGAGCTGGAGCGCGGCACGGACGCCGAGGTGCGGTTCTCCACCACCACCCGCTCGCCCGTCCTCGCGGTGGACGACCCGGGCTACGCGATCCGTACCCGCCTGGTCTTCCCCGCCCACGACGACCCGGCGGACGGGCCCGGCGAGCGCTACGCCTACAACGTGGCCGGCGCCGGCTTCGACGTTGTCGTGGCCGTGGTCGACTCCGTCGCCGACACTCCCGCCCTGCACGCGCCCGACGGCCTGCTGGCCCGGCTCGCCGAGCGGGTCCCGCACGTTCTGCTCGCGGTCGTACCGTCGTACGTCCCGCACGTCCCCGAAAGGCCGGCC comes from Streptomyces sp. SCL15-4 and encodes:
- a CDS encoding TerD family protein, producing MGFFDGLLGGRAADFDSGSAATNAIELTRRHPTVSLTKQGAATGNLRVNLTWRMRTSDFDGASRTSLLRHPFKALKPPEIVGHGQSMVNVDLDLGCLYELADGSKGVVQPLGGYLGDVNAPPYIKLSGDDRFGSGSGETMYVNLDHREEIKRLLVFVYIYDQTPAFDRTHAVVTLYPGNGPRIEISLDERHPQARSCAVVLLENVKGELIVRREVKFVYGFQGELDRLYGWGLQWGRGYKTKVDR
- a CDS encoding TerD family protein, coding for MTHAMLKGSNVPLQATTVRAVLRWAPGQGVPDVDVSALLLGSDGRVRSDEDFVFYNQPRHPSGTVWRLGKKRVAEGLTDTIQTDLTGVEPGISRILLVASADGVTFDRVPALGISIHDAAVADGEPLARFDIKPETGAETALICGELYRRGEGWKFRALGEGYSNGLEGLATDFGISVDESEAAEEAAQEPPTSALPLPPAVPAYGYPQPVPVPAVSAGDGYFRMPPQGPQFIGR
- a CDS encoding HpcH/HpaI aldolase/citrate lyase family protein — encoded protein: MRHFGHLAPEVRKRLFHQEPCAFTADSPARLLSAALGATLYSPATRPRLADDIVKQAGNGVVSMVLCLEDSIDDADVAAGEENLVRQFADLAARPAAEPPLLFIRVRTAEQIPDLVRRLGPAARLLSGFVLPKFTEERGVPFLEALTAAESAGGRRLFAMPVLESPELLYRESRMETLEGVFRAVDKYRDRVLALRLGVTDFCSSYGLRRAPDMTAYDVQIVASVIADVVNMLGRADGTGFTVTGPVWEYFRASERMFKPQLRQSPFLQVQAAELRDRLIAHAMDGLLREVSLDQANGLLGKTCIHPSHVLPVHALSVVSHEEFSDAQDILRPERGGGGVLRSAYTNKMNEVRPHRAWAERTLLRAEAFGVAREDVGFVELLAAGISG
- a CDS encoding phosphoribosyltransferase, which translates into the protein MKNAVNDGVWSGSWVAERLGVGLVGDDGLRALLGLALRRNPKRAHLLVSNVLGKHVPQSPSVVYDHGLRLGRRVAALLGAEAADAVVLGYAETATGLGHCVADGLGAVPYLHSTRRPVRGVARAGGFEESHSHATSHLLLPEDPELLGGRGPLVLVDDEFSTGNTVLNTIRDLHERYPRRRYVVVALVDMRSAEDTARLERFAGEIGARVDVVATASGEVELPEGVLEKGRRLVAECAPAGCGSAEGAPRPDRIARVGLHWPAGLPDGGRHGFTPAHRARLEAALPAMADRVRAALPAGARRVLVLGSEELMYAPLRLARELERGTDAEVRFSTTTRSPVLAVDDPGYAIRTRLVFPAHDDPADGPGERYAYNVAGAGFDVVVAVVDSVADTPALHAPDGLLARLAERVPHVLLAVVPSYVPHVPERPAMLPEPLRGPAFSSYAPQEVGWLLQDLSDVALEAPTEEREEAVQSGGAHYAESLPVEYQPSERYQELFHEALRASAARLARAVGVVTEMVIGERSPRPVLVSLARAGTPVGILMRRWARFRHGLDLPHYAVSIVRGRGIDANALRWLAAHHDPRDVVFVDGWTGKGAITRELAQAVAEFEAKESVTGFDPEIAVLADPGSCVRTYGTREDFLIPSACLNSTVSGLVSRTVLRADLVGPDDYHGAKFYRELAGADVSVAFLDAVSARFEEVAGTVDGAVEELLATDRTPTWAGWRAVERISEEYGIHDVNLVKPGVGETTRVLLRRVPWKILARAGAGADLDHVRLLAEQRGVPVEEVGELPYSCVGLIHPKYTRGAVGADGRAVHV